Within Microbacterium proteolyticum, the genomic segment GGACTCTCGGGGCTGGTCGAGGGGTTCGTGACGCCGTCCACGCTGCCGTGGCAGGTGAAGATCGCGATCGGTGCCGCCGCGCTCGGCGTGTTCCTCGCCTACATGCTCGTGCTCGGGCGCCGGGCTCACCGTGCGGGCGAGACGGGCGACGTCACCGAGTACGAGGCCGGCACACCGACGCTGACGTCGGGCTGAGGCATCCGCGATTCTCGTCGTTCCCCGGCGCGTCATTTTTGATTCACTCAAAACTACGTAGGGTGGAACCATGCTCGACGATCGGACGGATACCCCCGCGGACGCGCTGCTGCGCGGCGCGGGGCTGCGGGTCACCGCGACGCGCGTCGCGGTCCTGGGGGCTTTGCGCTCCCGCCCGCACGCCACCGCCGACGACGTCTTCGACACCATCCGGGAGACCCTGCCCGGAACCAGCATGCAGTCGGTCTACAACGCCCTCGGCGACTTCGCCGATGCGGGGTTGGCGCGGCGCATCGAGCCCGCCGGACACCCCGGCATGTTCGAGCTGCGGGTCGGGGACAACCACCACCACGTCGTGTGCACCGGCTGCGGCCGGGTCGACGACGTGGACTGCGTCGTGGGCGCCGCACCGTGCCTGCACGTGCCGGAGGGGAGCGGTTTCCTCATCGAGACCGCCGAGGTGACGTTCTGGGGCGTCTGTCCCGACTGTCGAGCATCGAACGAAGCCGAAAAACCGAGAGGATCCCGATGAGCGACGCTCTGAACGGGTGCCCCGTCTTCCCCGACGGTGCCGCCCCCGACGACAACCGGCTGCCGGTGGGCGAAGCCCCCGCCGACAGCGAGCCGGCCGGCGCCCTGCCCCACCCGACCCGCGGGTCGGCCAACCGCGTGTGGTGGCCCGACAGCCTGAACGTGAAGATCCTCGCGAAGAACAACGAGAAGCGCGACCCGCTGGGGGCCGACTTCGACTACGCCGCCGCGTTCGAAGCCCTTGACCTGGATGCCGTGAAGAAGGACATCCAGCAGGCGCTCACGACGTCGCAGGACTGGTGGCCCGCCGACTTCGGTCACTACGGCCCCCTCATCATCCGCATGGCGTGGCACAGCGCCGGCACGTACCGCGTCACCGACGGCCGCGGCGGTGCCGGTGCCGGCATGCAGCGGTTCGCGCCGCTGAACAGCTGGCCCGACAACGTCAACCTCGACAAGGCCCGCCGCCTCCTCTGGCCCATCAAGAAGAAGTACGGGCAGTCGATCTCGTGGGCCGACCTCATGATCCTCGCCGGCAACGTCGCGCTGGAGGACATGGGCTTCCCGACCTTCGGCTTCGCCGGCGGACGCGCCGACGTCTGGGAGCCCGACGACGACGTGTACTGGGGTCCCGAGACCACCTGGCTCGGCGACGAGCGCTACACCGGGAACCGCGACCTCGAGAAGCCTCTCGCCGCGGTGCAGATGGGTCTCATCTACGTCAACCCCGAGGGCCCCAACGGCACCCCCGACCCGCAGCTCTCGGCGCACGACATCCGCGAGACGTTCGGTCGCATGGCCATGAACGACGAGGAGACGGTCGCCCTCATCGCCGGCGGTCACACCTTCGGCAAGACGCACGGTGCGGCCAGCGACAGCCACGTCGGCCCCAACCCCGAGGCCGGTGACATCGAGGACCAGGGCTTCGGCTGGAAGAGCGACTTCGGTTCCGGCAAGGGCGACGACACGATCTCGAGTGGACTCGAGGTCACGTGGACCTACCACCCCACCCGCTGGGACAACGAGTTCTTCCACATCCTGTTCGCCTACGAGTGGGAGCTCTTCCAGAGCCCCGCCGGCGCGCACCAGTGGCGTCCCGTCAACGGCGGGGGCGAGGGCCTCGTTCCTCTGGCCCACTCCGAGGGCCGCCGCGAGCCGCGCATGCTCACGAGCGACCTCGCGCTGCGCGTCGACCCGGCGTACGAGAAGATCTCGCGTCGCTTCGCCGAGGACCCGGCGGCGTTCCAGGATGCCTTCGCCCGCGCGTGGTTCAAGCTGACCCATCGCGACATGGGACCCCGCGCCCGGTACCTCGGGTCCGAGGTCCCGGCCGAGGTGCTCGACTGGCAGGACCCCGTGCCCGCGGTCGACCACCCGCTCATCGACGCGGCCGACGCCGCGGCGCTGAAGCAGCGGATCCTCGACAGCGGCCTGTCGGTGGCGCAGCTCGTGACCACGACGTGGGCGGCGGCCTCGACCTTCCGCGGCAGCGACAAGCGCGGCGGCGTCAACGGCGCGCGCATCCGCCTCGAGCCGCAGAAGAGCTGGACGGTCAACAACCCCGAGCAGCTGGCATCCGTGCTCTCGGTCCTGGAGAACGTCAAGGCCGAGTTCGACGCGCAGGCGGCGGACGGTAAGAAGGTCTCGATCGCCGACCTGATCGTGCTCGCCGGCAACGCCGGCGTCGAGCAGGCCGCGCGGGCCGGTGGCGTCGAGGTCGAGGTGCCCTTCACCCCGGGCCGCACCGACGCGACGCAGGAGCAGACCGACGTCGACTCGTTCCGCTGGCTCGAGCCGATCGCCGACGGCTTCCGCAACTACGCCTCGCGCGAGACGCGGCTCCCCGCCGAGTACCTGCTGCTCGACAAGGCGAACCTGCTGACGCTCACGGCGCCCGAGACGACGGTGCTCGTCGGCGGCCTCCGCGCGATCGGCGCGAACTGGGACGGCTCGGACTGGGGCGTGTTCACCGCGACCCCCGGCGCGCTGACCAACGACGTGTTCGTCAACCTCCTCGACCTCGGCACGACGTGGAAGCCGCTGGACTCCGGCAAGCACGCGTTCGAGGGCACGAAGGACGGCTCGGGCGAGAAGGTCGGCATCGGCACGCGCGTCGACCTCGTGTTCGGCTCGAACTCGGAGCTCCGTGCGCTCGCCGAGGTCTACGCCTCCGACGACGCGAAGGTGAAGTTCGTGCACGACTTCGTCGCCGCGTGGCGCAAGGTCACCGAGCTCGACCGGTTCGACCTGGTCTGAGTCCCGCGCCGCGCGGCCCTGTGCCCGCGGCATCCGCCGGAAGGCCCGTCCCCCCGTGGGGCGGGCCTTCCGCCGTTGTCTCGGCCGCTGTTCCGGTGCTGCCGTTGCCGGAGCGACGCCGCACCAGCGCGATAAACGCGATTGGCGGCGAGAAACGGGATGCCGTGGCGTTTCTCGTCGTGGATCGCGTTTATCGGGGAGAGGGGGGTGCGGCGCGCAGCAGAGTGCGGCGCGCAGGGAGGCTACGCGCGGGCGAGACGGCGCAGGCCCTCGTCGATCGAGACGGCAGGCTTCCACCGGAGGTCGCGGCGGATCTCGGTCTGATCGAACCAGTGCGCCGTGGAGAGCTGCTCGGCGAGGAAACGGGTCATCGGCGGTTCATCGGCGCCGGGGCGGACGGCCCACACGCGCTCGACGAGACCGCCGGCCGCGCGCGCCAGCCCGGCGGGGATGCTGAACCGCGGCGGCCGCACGCCGGAGGCGAGACAGATCCCGGCGAGCAGGTCGCCCACGGGCCGCGGTTCGCCGTTGGTCAGCACGTACGCGCGTCCGCTGACGTCGTCGACGTGCTCGAGGGCCGCGACGATCCCGGACGCGGCGTTGTCGACGTAGGTGGAGTCGATCAGGGCCGTGCCGCCGTTGAGCAGCGGCAGCCGACCGCGACGGGCGCGGTCGACGACGCGCGCGATGAGCTGCGTGTCGCCGGGACCCCAGACGAGGTGCGGGCGGATCGCGACGAGGGATGCCGAGTCGCCGGCGCGCGAGAGGGCGAGCAGCTCGGCCTGGGCCTTGGTGCGGGCGTACTCGCCGCGGGCGCCGAGCGGGTCGGCGGGTTCGGCGCCCACCCCGGCCAGCG encodes:
- the katG gene encoding catalase/peroxidase HPI — its product is MSDALNGCPVFPDGAAPDDNRLPVGEAPADSEPAGALPHPTRGSANRVWWPDSLNVKILAKNNEKRDPLGADFDYAAAFEALDLDAVKKDIQQALTTSQDWWPADFGHYGPLIIRMAWHSAGTYRVTDGRGGAGAGMQRFAPLNSWPDNVNLDKARRLLWPIKKKYGQSISWADLMILAGNVALEDMGFPTFGFAGGRADVWEPDDDVYWGPETTWLGDERYTGNRDLEKPLAAVQMGLIYVNPEGPNGTPDPQLSAHDIRETFGRMAMNDEETVALIAGGHTFGKTHGAASDSHVGPNPEAGDIEDQGFGWKSDFGSGKGDDTISSGLEVTWTYHPTRWDNEFFHILFAYEWELFQSPAGAHQWRPVNGGGEGLVPLAHSEGRREPRMLTSDLALRVDPAYEKISRRFAEDPAAFQDAFARAWFKLTHRDMGPRARYLGSEVPAEVLDWQDPVPAVDHPLIDAADAAALKQRILDSGLSVAQLVTTTWAAASTFRGSDKRGGVNGARIRLEPQKSWTVNNPEQLASVLSVLENVKAEFDAQAADGKKVSIADLIVLAGNAGVEQAARAGGVEVEVPFTPGRTDATQEQTDVDSFRWLEPIADGFRNYASRETRLPAEYLLLDKANLLTLTAPETTVLVGGLRAIGANWDGSDWGVFTATPGALTNDVFVNLLDLGTTWKPLDSGKHAFEGTKDGSGEKVGIGTRVDLVFGSNSELRALAEVYASDDAKVKFVHDFVAAWRKVTELDRFDLV
- a CDS encoding Fur family transcriptional regulator, which produces MLDDRTDTPADALLRGAGLRVTATRVAVLGALRSRPHATADDVFDTIRETLPGTSMQSVYNALGDFADAGLARRIEPAGHPGMFELRVGDNHHHVVCTGCGRVDDVDCVVGAAPCLHVPEGSGFLIETAEVTFWGVCPDCRASNEAEKPRGSR
- a CDS encoding NAD-dependent epimerase/dehydratase family protein; protein product: MRVLATGASGFLGRAVVRALQDAGHVVRTLQRRPSGVPGAEDHLGSVTDPDATAAAVDGVDAVVHLAAKVSLAGDPGEFHAVNVEGTRTLLDAAAAAGVTRIVHVSSPSVAHAGHALAGVGAEPADPLGARGEYARTKAQAELLALSRAGDSASLVAIRPHLVWGPGDTQLIARVVDRARRGRLPLLNGGTALIDSTYVDNAASGIVAALEHVDDVSGRAYVLTNGEPRPVGDLLAGICLASGVRPPRFSIPAGLARAAGGLVERVWAVRPGADEPPMTRFLAEQLSTAHWFDQTEIRRDLRWKPAVSIDEGLRRLARA